The Mytilus edulis chromosome 4, xbMytEdul2.2, whole genome shotgun sequence nucleotide sequence AGATGATGTGTGTTGTGCAGAACCGGATATTACGTTTAATATAACCATGCGTAGAAAGACATTATTCCACACAGTAACCCTCATTATTCCTTGTGTTGCCATCTCTTTCCTTACCgttttagttttttatttacCATCGGATAGTGGCGAGAAAATTACCTTGTGCATTTCTATTCTCCTCTCATTAActgtgttttttcttcttttggccGAGATTATTCCACCGTCCATAGTAGTACCATTGATAgggaaatatttattatttaccaTGATTTTAGTAACTTTATCTATTCTTGTGACTGTTATTGTTTTGAATGTTCACTTCCGGTCACCATATACACATACAATGGCGCCTTGGGTGAGGCGTTTATTTCTTGGTATATTACCAAGACTTTTGTATATGAGGCGTCCAAGACCAGACAAAGaattaaaaaatgataaaccAAAGCATTGTAATGGTCTACCTCCAAGTAAAACCTGCAGAGAAATATTACAGCATAACTTTAACTTACAAAGAGGATTCCTACAAGCTAGCAGAGAAGCTGTTTCGAGCGACGAATCTGGATTACACTTTCGTCGACCAGTTCCACAAGCTGTTAGGGATGCTGTAGAGAGTGTCTGTTTCATCGCTGACCATCTGAAGAAATCAGACAGAGAAAACTCAGTAAGTGTTGAAGTCATTTTTTAGGTATATGCTTAACCGTTAATATTCATACCACAATCAAAGATACTTAAACAATGCTCATGTCTCAAAAATGTATTCAGGTGATAAAGACTAGTTAACCAAAACCGAGGGTTTCGTAGTGTTCGTTTATTTCTTTTAAGGTTTTGTTTGGATTCTTTGATATGGAAGTAAAAACCAAACCAGATCGGTCGTAAAGGATGCATAATTATTACCCGTTATAGTACCGACTGATTGTGTGAAAATAT carries:
- the LOC139520644 gene encoding acetylcholine receptor subunit alpha-like 1 isoform X3; the encoded protein is MTTNVWLRQEWYDRSLTWNPSEYDNLSVLEVPIQDIWNPDIVLYNNADGNYEVTLMTKATLHPDGKVVWEPPAIYKSSCIIDVEFFPFDVQTCDMRFGSWTYDGNQVDLVHICSKDESSTAEIEKGVDMRQFYQSVEWDILETTAKKNYRDDVCCAEPDITFNITMRRKTLFHTVTLIIPCVAISFLTVLVFYLPSDSGEKITLCISILLSLTVFFLLLAEIIPPSIVVPLIGKYLLFTMILVTLSILVTVIVLNVHFRSPYTHTMAPWVRRLFLGILPRLLYMRRPRPDKELKNDKPKHCNGLPPSKTCREILQHNFNLQRGFLQASREAVSSDESGLHFRRPVPQAVRDAVESVCFIADHLKKSDRENSIKEDWKYVAMVIDRLFLWIFTTACVVGTFGIILQAPTIYSDVQAITPLDLADASCLVNMQT